Genomic window (Halococcus saccharolyticus DSM 5350):
CCGCATAAACAGGCAGAGGACTAATTTGCTGGTTCAGTATCGGGTGCTCCGAGCGAAGTGTCCGTCTCGTGCGGCTGTATCGATTGATCTCTGTAGGCCTCATACACTCCCTCACCCCACTTGATGGCCGTCGCACTGGTTGATTCGACCACCGCTTGTATTCGACCGACTTCATTGTAGCCCACAAGCGCGAGTTGCTCGTCCGAAACGAATAGTCCATAGGACAAACTCCCTTCGTACACCCAAATATCGACATGAGTAGGTGGATCTATCTCAGCCACATCAGCGCTATCGCTGCCATACTGCTGGCGGAGTGTATCAAATGCATCCGATGAGAGAACGTATTCGTACTCAGGAACACTTCCATCGTCCGTATCCACGCGACAAGAGAGTTCGATCGATAACGAGGAGACGACTGGCAGGAATCCTCGGACACGATCAGTTCCTCCAAAGCTGTTGAACAACCGATTTATCAGGGACATCGGCTGACCCGAATCAGGAGTTATCACGAGCGCGTCAGATAATTGACTGATATCGATCTTCGGAGGCGTGTTTACTGCTTCGAGAAACGGTGCCAGACGCTTGATCGTATCGGCGGCCTCACTCGCCGACACGAATTCCTCACGAAGAAGACTTCCGACCGTGGTTGTCGTGTATCCAGAACAAGTATCTTCGATCCAACCCCGTTCTTCCAGTACAGAGAGGTTACGCTGGACGGTGGAACGTGGGCTATTCAATCTCTCCATCAAATCACGAACATCCATCTGTGCGTCATCGAGGACATCGAGTATACGAAGCCGTTGCGGTGAGTTGCAGAGGCATTCAATTGCATCACAACGTTCGGTCATGTATATTAATAATAACTATATCTGCCTTAAAATTACGTTGTGGGAGTTAATCACACTATTTCAACGTGTCTTTCTGTTACAGGACAGGTGGGATAAGCGTAAATCTCGAATTGTTGACTGTAATTAGCAGGTGAGTACCTGGATTCGAACAAGAACCATGAGTGGAGGCCGATGAAGATCACTCGAACTTCTCCAGCAAGCGTTCGTAGAACGACTCTACATCGCCCGCGGCCTCGCCGTCTCGGGTGGCGAGCTTCTCGACGATGAGTTCGGGCGTCGATCGCGCGAGCACGCCCTTCTTCGGCGAGCGCTCGACCACGAGTTCGCCCCCCTCCA
Coding sequences:
- a CDS encoding helix-turn-helix transcriptional regulator; this encodes MTERCDAIECLCNSPQRLRILDVLDDAQMDVRDLMERLNSPRSTVQRNLSVLEERGWIEDTCSGYTTTTVGSLLREEFVSASEAADTIKRLAPFLEAVNTPPKIDISQLSDALVITPDSGQPMSLINRLFNSFGGTDRVRGFLPVVSSLSIELSCRVDTDDGSVPEYEYVLSSDAFDTLRQQYGSDSADVAEIDPPTHVDIWVYEGSLSYGLFVSDEQLALVGYNEVGRIQAVVESTSATAIKWGEGVYEAYRDQSIQPHETDTSLGAPDTEPAN